One genomic region from Bacillota bacterium encodes:
- a CDS encoding site-specific integrase translates to MISCRSRLIRYSSASPSKHHPPTWESRSNASSFSSMSRPVIKRIPSTRARSRFSIQIPSAAPANPVVPLNRSRGSSSGAFLIGEIWEDNNLVFCTEIGTPINPPNLHRRSFRPILQRAGVREIRIHDLRHTCATLLLLEGTNPRVVQEQLGHSNIATTLGLYSHVLPSMKKQVASTMDALFGSGKGEKKTWESPSAKV, encoded by the coding sequence ATGATTTCCTGTCGTTCGCGGCTTATCCGGTATTCTTCAGCGTCTCCGAGTAAGCACCATCCCCCAACATGGGAGTCCCGTTCTAATGCAAGTTCTTTCTCCTCGATGTCGCGTCCCGTGATAAAAAGGATACCGTCAACACGGGCACGGTCACGCTTTAGTATCCAGATACCATCAGCCGCACCCGCTAATCCTGTAGTCCCGCTCAACAGGTCAAGAGGATCGTCCTCGGGGGCTTTTTTAATCGGCGAAATATGGGAAGATAACAACTTGGTGTTCTGCACAGAGATAGGGACACCTATAAACCCGCCTAATCTCCATAGAAGATCCTTCAGGCCCATCCTTCAAAGAGCCGGGGTACGGGAAATAAGAATTCACGATCTACGACATACCTGCGCTACCCTATTACTTCTTGAAGGGACTAATCCCCGAGTCGTGCAGGAGCAATTAGGACATAGCAATATTGCAACCACCTTGGGGCTGTACAGCCATGTGTTGCCTTCGATGAAGAAGCAAGTGGCCAGCACTATGGATGCTCTTTTTGGCTCTGGGAAAGGAGAGAAGAAAACGTGGGAGTCCCCGTCTGCCAAGGTTTAG
- a CDS encoding helix-turn-helix domain-containing protein encodes MAEVAKIGKSRQLTIEQENAIDLLLQGKSDREVAEAVGVSRQTVTEWRNRNALFVAELNRRRQEVWGGQTERLRQLVAQAVSVLEEDLQQKQDLRLRQAAAVHILRAVGLYGVNMAPKGATDPEDVEANWQNDEALKRLTRLV; translated from the coding sequence ATGGCGGAAGTGGCGAAAATAGGCAAAAGCCGACAGTTGACCATCGAGCAAGAAAACGCGATTGACCTGCTGCTGCAAGGGAAGAGTGATAGGGAGGTTGCCGAGGCTGTAGGGGTGAGCCGTCAGACCGTGACGGAGTGGCGCAACAGGAATGCTCTGTTTGTGGCGGAACTAAACCGCAGGCGGCAGGAAGTATGGGGCGGACAGACCGAACGATTACGGCAATTAGTGGCGCAGGCGGTGAGTGTCCTGGAAGAGGACCTGCAGCAGAAGCAGGACCTCAGATTGAGGCAGGCTGCGGCTGTGCATATCCTGCGAGCTGTAGGCCTGTATGGTGTTAACATGGCTCCCAAGGGCGCGACTGACCCGGAGGACGTGGAGGCGAACTGGCAGAATGACGAGGCCCTCAAACGGCTGACCCGGTTAGTGTGA